From the genome of Triticum aestivum cultivar Chinese Spring chromosome 3B, IWGSC CS RefSeq v2.1, whole genome shotgun sequence, one region includes:
- the LOC123067732 gene encoding 40S ribosomal protein S25-2-like, producing the protein MCLAPTASSKPTKSGGGKQKKWSKGRQKEKVNNTVIFDQDTYDKLLTKVPKYKQITPSVLSERLRINGSLARRAIKDLMERGLIRMVSIQSSQQIFTRATNTATSHVNIQLYFIVE; encoded by the exons ATGTGTTTAGCACCCACCGCGTCGTCGAAGCCAACCAAGTCGGGTGGAGGCAAGCAGAAGAAGTGGAGCAAGGGCAGGCAAAAGGAGAAGGTGAACAACACGGTGATCTTCGACCAGGACACCTACGACAAGCTGCTCACCAAGGTGCCCAAGTACAAGCAGATCACGCCCTCCGTCCTGTCCGAGCGACTCAGG ATCAATGGGTCGCTGGCTCGCAGGGCCATCAAGGACCTAATGGAGAGGGGACTCATCAGGATGGTGTCAATCCAGTCCAGCCAGCAGATCTTCACCAGGGCGACAAACACTGCCACCAGTCATGTTAATATTCAGCTGTATTTTATAGTTGAATAG